In Magnetococcales bacterium, a single window of DNA contains:
- the glgC gene encoding glucose-1-phosphate adenylyltransferase, producing MGKRKEIETALPPALRKTLALVLAGGRGTRLKDLTNAEAKPAVPFAGKFRLIDFPLSNCVNSGLRRIGVMTQYRSHTLIQHVQMGWGFLRAEFNEFIQVWPAQQQAESESWYMGTADAVYQNLDLIESNEPDYVLILGGDHIYKQDYSKMLQDHLEKGADVSVACVEVPLDQATAFGVVGVDSEDIMVTFIEKPANPAPIPDMPGFAFASMGIYIFSAPALIEELRLDATKPDSFHDFGKDIIPSMVSKGRKVLAHRFSRSCVRESDKMEPYWRDVGTLESYWEANMDLTSVTPDLNLYDSNWPIWTYQVQRPAAKFVFDNEERRGQALDSLVSAGCIISGSTVRRSLLFSNVRVNSYGIVEDSIILPGTDIGRYCRLKKVIVAQGCRVPDGLVVGEDPEQDTRRFFRTDRGITLITQDAINRLKPIAVPPPPPAES from the coding sequence ATGGGAAAGCGCAAGGAAATCGAAACGGCCCTGCCCCCGGCCCTGCGAAAAACCCTGGCCTTGGTTCTGGCCGGTGGTCGCGGGACCCGCCTCAAGGACCTGACCAATGCCGAGGCCAAACCCGCCGTGCCTTTTGCCGGCAAGTTTCGTCTGATCGATTTTCCCCTTTCCAATTGCGTCAACTCCGGCTTGCGCCGGATCGGCGTGATGACCCAGTACCGGTCACACACCCTGATCCAGCATGTCCAGATGGGTTGGGGATTCCTGCGGGCCGAATTCAATGAATTCATCCAGGTCTGGCCCGCCCAACAGCAGGCGGAAAGCGAATCGTGGTACATGGGAACCGCCGATGCCGTCTACCAGAACCTGGACCTGATCGAATCCAACGAACCGGATTATGTCCTGATCCTGGGCGGTGACCATATCTACAAGCAGGACTACAGCAAAATGCTCCAGGATCACCTCGAAAAAGGGGCCGATGTCTCCGTCGCCTGTGTGGAGGTCCCTCTGGACCAGGCAACGGCATTCGGGGTCGTCGGTGTGGATTCCGAAGATATCATGGTCACCTTCATCGAAAAACCCGCCAATCCCGCTCCCATCCCCGACATGCCCGGGTTTGCTTTCGCCAGCATGGGGATCTACATTTTTTCTGCCCCTGCCCTGATCGAGGAACTCCGCCTGGATGCGACCAAGCCCGACTCTTTCCACGATTTCGGCAAGGACATCATTCCCAGCATGGTCAGCAAGGGGCGCAAGGTTCTCGCCCATCGCTTCAGCCGCAGTTGTGTCCGGGAGTCGGACAAGATGGAACCCTATTGGCGGGATGTCGGTACCCTGGAATCCTACTGGGAAGCCAATATGGACCTCACCTCGGTCACCCCGGATCTCAACCTCTACGACTCCAACTGGCCCATCTGGACCTATCAGGTGCAGCGTCCCGCCGCCAAGTTTGTCTTCGACAATGAGGAACGGCGTGGTCAGGCCCTCGACAGTCTGGTCTCCGCCGGTTGTATCATTTCCGGATCCACGGTGCGCCGTTCCCTGCTGTTCAGCAACGTCCGGGTCAACTCCTACGGCATCGTCGAAGATTCCATCATCCTGCCCGGTACCGATATCGGACGCTATTGCCGCCTCAAAAAAGTGATCGTTGCGCAAGGGTGTCGGGTTCCGGATGGCCTTGTGGTTGGTGAAGATCCCGAACAGGATACCCGCCGCTTCTTCCGCACAGACCGCGGCATCACCCTCATCACCCAGGATGCCATCAACAGATTGAAACCCATCGCTGTCCCGCCTCCCCCACCTGCGGAGTCATGA
- a CDS encoding NusG domain II-containing protein, whose translation MRWDRFPGLLGRVTTPGDRWVMAGTACMILGLGVILYGHPGSRLELFRDNRLEMTLPLDEHRTVRIAGRLGPVTVEIVQGQARLREYQSPRMIGTRTGWIRNSGQVAACLPCGVLIKVTGEADASSRFDAIAE comes from the coding sequence ATGCGTTGGGATCGTTTTCCAGGGTTGCTTGGGCGGGTCACCACACCGGGGGATCGTTGGGTCATGGCCGGCACGGCATGCATGATCCTGGGGTTGGGCGTGATCCTGTATGGTCATCCGGGGAGCCGTCTCGAACTGTTCCGGGACAACCGCCTTGAAATGACACTGCCCCTGGATGAACACCGAACCGTGCGGATTGCGGGACGCCTGGGACCGGTCACGGTTGAGATTGTGCAGGGTCAGGCGCGCCTTCGGGAGTATCAAAGTCCACGCATGATTGGAACCCGTACCGGGTGGATTCGCAACTCTGGACAGGTCGCCGCCTGTCTTCCCTGCGGGGTGTTGATCAAGGTGACCGGAGAAGCCGATGCGTCATCCCGGTTTGATGCCATTGCCGAATAA
- the asnB gene encoding asparagine synthase (glutamine-hydrolyzing): protein MCGIVALYSYAVDALSPSIQELRGIRDHMAVRGPDAAGEWSEPRGRLLLGHRRLSIIDLDVRANQPMHSADGRYVVVFNGEIYNYRALRQELELSGCVFKTTSDTEVLLHLYAQRGPAMVEALRGMFALALWDAVAQTLFLVRDPLGIKPLYYADNGKMIRVASQVKALLAGGGVPTSQDPAGAVGYLLFGSVPEPFTLYRHVQALPAGHWLLIRPGKVDAPHSYFSLASLWCAAVEASDTPTKGDVGALVADAVRDSIQHHLVADVPVGCFLSAGVDSGALLGVAQGFGLKLQSVTLKFEEFQNLPEDESILAAATARCYNSPHWVRTIHREEFLADVPKILSAMDQPSIDGINTWFVSKAARELGLKVAISGLGGDELFGGYSSFRDLPNWVRSFSPLARIPGFGSIVQHVLTPMLPAGFSPKIAGLVLHGGSWPGAYLLRRGLFMPWELTGLLGVDLAREGLERLRPLETIGAALVPEPHSPYARVAVLEGSLYMRNQLLRDTDWASMAHSLEVRVPLVDVELIRRLAPLLLKGLGSSGKRLLATAPHPPLPDAIVNKSKTGFMVPFAAWMQEMLPEYRRLRHKKRLFRGGHWSRRWAVRVGRSMGIGILEGNVVGNPGSS, encoded by the coding sequence ATGTGTGGAATTGTCGCACTCTATTCTTACGCTGTGGATGCACTTTCTCCGTCCATCCAGGAGTTGCGAGGCATTCGGGATCATATGGCAGTACGTGGCCCGGATGCAGCAGGAGAGTGGTCAGAGCCACGGGGTCGCCTGTTGCTGGGGCATCGGCGACTCTCCATCATTGATCTGGATGTTCGCGCAAATCAGCCCATGCACTCCGCAGATGGACGTTATGTTGTTGTATTTAACGGTGAAATATATAATTATCGTGCCCTGCGCCAGGAATTGGAGCTGAGCGGCTGCGTGTTCAAAACCACTTCCGATACTGAAGTGTTGCTCCACCTTTACGCGCAGCGTGGCCCGGCCATGGTTGAGGCTTTGCGGGGCATGTTTGCCCTGGCCTTGTGGGATGCTGTCGCACAGACCCTGTTTCTGGTTCGGGATCCCCTGGGGATCAAACCGCTCTATTATGCCGATAATGGCAAGATGATCCGTGTCGCATCACAGGTCAAAGCCCTGCTGGCGGGTGGTGGGGTGCCCACAAGCCAGGATCCGGCTGGTGCCGTGGGGTATCTGCTGTTTGGTTCGGTGCCGGAGCCTTTCACCCTGTATCGTCATGTCCAGGCGCTGCCAGCCGGGCATTGGTTGTTGATACGTCCAGGCAAGGTCGATGCACCTCATTCCTATTTTTCCCTGGCCTCACTCTGGTGTGCTGCCGTGGAAGCCAGTGATACCCCTACCAAGGGTGATGTTGGTGCCCTGGTTGCTGATGCGGTGCGGGATTCCATCCAGCACCATCTGGTAGCCGATGTGCCGGTGGGGTGTTTTCTGTCGGCAGGTGTGGATTCCGGGGCACTTTTGGGTGTGGCCCAGGGGTTTGGCCTGAAACTCCAGTCCGTCACCTTGAAATTTGAAGAATTCCAGAACCTCCCGGAAGATGAATCAATTTTGGCGGCGGCAACCGCTCGCTGTTACAACTCCCCGCACTGGGTGCGGACGATCCATCGCGAGGAGTTTCTGGCCGATGTGCCCAAAATTCTGTCCGCCATGGATCAACCCAGCATCGATGGGATCAACACCTGGTTTGTCAGCAAGGCAGCCCGGGAACTGGGTCTCAAGGTGGCCATTTCCGGTCTTGGTGGTGATGAACTGTTTGGGGGATATTCGTCGTTTCGTGATCTGCCCAATTGGGTGCGCTCTTTTTCTCCCCTGGCGCGCATTCCCGGCTTTGGATCCATTGTCCAGCATGTGTTGACGCCCATGCTGCCGGCTGGTTTCAGTCCCAAAATTGCCGGTCTGGTGTTGCATGGCGGCTCCTGGCCAGGGGCCTATCTGTTGCGCCGGGGTCTGTTCATGCCCTGGGAATTGACCGGGCTTTTGGGGGTCGATCTGGCCCGGGAAGGGTTGGAACGCCTGCGTCCCCTGGAAACCATCGGTGCTGCCCTGGTTCCGGAACCCCACTCTCCCTATGCCAGGGTGGCGGTCCTGGAAGGATCCCTGTACATGCGCAACCAATTGTTGCGGGATACGGATTGGGCCAGCATGGCCCACTCCCTGGAAGTACGGGTGCCGCTGGTCGATGTCGAGTTGATCCGTCGCCTGGCTCCCCTGTTGCTCAAAGGGTTGGGTTCTTCCGGCAAACGTCTCCTGGCCACCGCGCCCCATCCCCCTTTGCCGGATGCCATCGTCAATAAATCCAAAACCGGATTCATGGTTCCCTTTGCCGCCTGGATGCAGGAAATGCTCCCCGAGTATCGCCGGCTGCGGCACAAAAAACGGTTGTTCCGGGGGGGGCATTGGTCGCGACGCTGGGCTGTCCGGGTGGGGCGCTCCATGGGAATTGGTATCCTGGAAGGGAATGTGGTAGGCAATCCCGGCTCCAGTTGA
- a CDS encoding fumarate hydratase: MPEFDYTELLDIGADTTPYRLLTREHVGKASFQGKDMLLVDLQGLALLASEAMRDVSHLLRPGHLQQLRNIIDDPDASANDRYVAMELLKNANIAAGMVLPSCQDTGTATVVAKKGQQVWTGGGDKKAISRGIFKVYTETNLRYSQVAPLTVYEEKNTGTNLPAQIDIEAVEGDYYKFLFIAKGGGSANKTFLFQQTKALLNPATLKAFLREKILGLGTSACPPYHLGIVIGGTSPDLALKTVKLASARYLDGLPTTGNALGRGFRDLQLEAEVLEITREIGLGAQFGGKYFAHDVRVIRLPRHGASCPVAIGVSCSADRNVLGKINSEGIWLEELERDPARFLPEIKTDALAGDVVQLDLNRPMAEIRQTLSRYPIRTRVMLTGPIVVARDIAHAKIQERLDRGEGMPDYFRNHIVYYAGPAKTPQGYASGSFGPTTAGRMDSYVDRFQAAGGSFVMLAKGNRSLQVTEACKKHGGFYLGSIGGAAAQLAQESIKKVEVIDYPELGMEAVYRIEVKDFPAFIIVDDKGNNFFAELGL, translated from the coding sequence ATGCCGGAATTTGATTATACAGAATTGTTGGATATCGGCGCAGATACCACTCCGTACCGTTTGTTGACTCGCGAGCATGTCGGCAAGGCCTCATTTCAGGGCAAGGATATGTTGCTGGTCGATCTACAGGGCTTGGCTCTGTTGGCCAGCGAGGCCATGCGGGATGTGTCCCATCTGTTGCGTCCCGGTCATCTGCAACAATTGCGGAACATCATCGATGACCCGGATGCCTCGGCCAATGATCGCTATGTAGCCATGGAATTGCTCAAAAATGCCAATATAGCCGCCGGCATGGTCCTCCCCAGTTGTCAGGATACGGGAACAGCCACCGTGGTGGCCAAAAAAGGGCAACAGGTCTGGACCGGAGGAGGGGACAAAAAAGCCATCTCCCGGGGAATCTTCAAGGTCTATACCGAAACCAATCTGCGCTATTCCCAGGTGGCCCCTCTGACTGTCTATGAAGAAAAAAATACCGGGACCAATCTGCCGGCCCAGATTGATATCGAAGCGGTGGAGGGGGATTACTACAAATTTTTGTTCATCGCCAAGGGGGGTGGCTCAGCCAACAAGACATTCCTGTTCCAGCAAACCAAGGCCCTGCTGAATCCTGCGACCCTCAAGGCCTTTTTACGGGAAAAAATTCTTGGGTTGGGAACCTCGGCCTGTCCTCCCTATCACCTGGGGATTGTGATCGGCGGTACGTCACCTGATCTGGCCTTGAAAACCGTCAAACTTGCTTCGGCACGCTATCTGGACGGGTTGCCGACCACCGGCAATGCTCTGGGACGGGGCTTCCGGGATCTGCAACTGGAGGCGGAGGTCTTGGAGATTACCCGGGAGATTGGCCTGGGTGCGCAGTTTGGCGGCAAATATTTTGCCCACGACGTGCGCGTGATCCGTTTGCCGCGCCACGGGGCTTCCTGCCCGGTCGCCATCGGGGTTTCCTGCTCGGCGGATCGCAATGTGCTGGGCAAGATCAACAGCGAAGGCATCTGGCTGGAAGAGTTGGAACGGGATCCGGCCCGTTTTCTGCCCGAGATCAAGACCGATGCCTTGGCGGGTGATGTGGTGCAACTGGACTTGAACCGTCCCATGGCGGAGATTCGCCAGACCCTTTCCCGTTACCCGATTCGCACCCGGGTGATGTTGACCGGTCCCATCGTGGTGGCCCGGGATATTGCCCATGCCAAAATCCAGGAACGTCTGGATCGGGGTGAAGGGATGCCGGACTATTTCCGCAATCACATCGTCTACTATGCCGGGCCGGCCAAGACTCCCCAGGGGTATGCCTCGGGTTCCTTCGGTCCCACGACCGCCGGACGCATGGACAGTTATGTGGATCGTTTCCAGGCGGCAGGAGGCTCCTTTGTCATGCTGGCCAAGGGAAATCGCAGCCTGCAAGTCACGGAAGCCTGCAAGAAACATGGTGGATTTTATCTGGGATCCATTGGCGGTGCCGCCGCACAACTGGCCCAGGAGTCCATCAAAAAAGTCGAGGTCATCGATTATCCGGAACTGGGCATGGAAGCGGTCTACCGCATCGAAGTCAAGGATTTCCCGGCGTTTATCATCGTTGACGACAAAGGCAACAACTTCTTTGCCGAACTTGGTCTTTGA
- a CDS encoding HAD-IIA family hydrolase, with protein sequence MSIKPVLPDMDRLRELYARYRHLLVAERPELDQRLLAGNMVHAPCFLDIAAGFDCILFDAYGVLNRGPVAIAGAVATLARLRQMGKRFFLVSNNACLSPPQVLTQLRGMGFDLEEQEIVTSGMVIKSAVANSRFQGQPYCLVGTHASALAYAPQPERLMVNFSPSGEARSDMDWRQAAYIVLCSDVEYYGGPQQRLVETLLAERVRPLLMANPDLVAPNSQGSNIWVSGLTVFSLEVRFGLPWIGLGKPFAPVFELALERVGNVPRERILMVGDTLETDVLGGTAMGFATCLTLSGVLSEYRGSLTDLCIQRGIRPDYLVDSIAAR encoded by the coding sequence ATGTCGATTAAACCTGTTTTGCCGGATATGGATCGATTGCGGGAGTTGTATGCCCGATATCGGCATCTGTTGGTGGCTGAACGTCCGGAATTGGACCAACGGTTGCTGGCCGGAAACATGGTGCATGCACCCTGTTTTTTGGATATTGCCGCCGGATTTGACTGCATCCTGTTCGATGCGTATGGCGTCTTGAACCGGGGACCGGTGGCCATTGCCGGGGCCGTGGCAACCCTGGCGCGGCTCCGGCAGATGGGGAAGCGGTTTTTCCTGGTCTCCAACAATGCCTGTCTTTCCCCGCCCCAGGTGCTGACACAACTGCGAGGCATGGGGTTTGATCTTGAGGAACAGGAAATTGTCACATCGGGTATGGTGATCAAATCGGCGGTGGCCAACAGCCGGTTTCAGGGTCAACCGTATTGTCTCGTGGGAACCCACGCCAGTGCCCTGGCCTATGCCCCCCAGCCGGAAAGATTGATGGTCAATTTTTCCCCGTCAGGCGAAGCCAGGTCCGATATGGATTGGCGACAGGCAGCCTATATCGTGTTGTGCAGCGACGTGGAATATTATGGCGGACCCCAACAAAGGCTGGTTGAAACCCTCCTGGCAGAACGGGTTCGTCCCCTGCTGATGGCCAATCCGGACCTGGTGGCACCCAATTCCCAGGGGTCCAACATTTGGGTTTCCGGTCTGACGGTTTTCTCTCTGGAGGTGCGCTTCGGTCTTCCCTGGATCGGTTTGGGCAAACCCTTTGCCCCGGTGTTCGAACTGGCCCTGGAGCGTGTCGGCAACGTGCCGCGTGAACGGATTCTCATGGTCGGGGATACCCTGGAAACGGATGTCCTGGGGGGGACCGCCATGGGGTTTGCCACCTGCCTGACCCTGTCGGGAGTCCTTTCAGAATACAGGGGGTCTCTGACAGATCTGTGTATCCAGCGCGGCATCCGACCTGATTATCTTGTCGATTCCATTGCCGCACGGTGA
- a CDS encoding cache domain-containing protein, whose protein sequence is MTLVAVVLVFFMTAHVLSVPLVREFVQRSEENAGRNILDTVYQIVTNTKNELDNFHDATIMSRKKELKSVIQLIESGMRTNLELRLHAGKKQESALHEIFEEIRHYSYGDHDYVWVMDYDMKLVSHPDSRLHQHDARDLMDVKGNMVLVPLLESARKNGDGYHRYWWRRLGQETPIEKLSYCKDLPDLGYLLCTGFYIDDIKQAVELRRQKIMANLKVELGNIHLAKGGYIFIFDKDLNMLVHPNSNLEGKNLANMVDPKTGEILADRLRKSANQSQGLRYRWDRPSDPGNYTYDKLAWVRHFGGFDWYLATSVYLDDLYEGSETLSKRLFWIAMGGLILAMLLGFLFMRRLTSPLEVLSVTAQRVRQGDLTARCPVMRQDEIGQVANAFNAMVNTLQEYIQGLDDKVRSRTAELEKANADLRELDHLKSEFLSCVSHELRTPLTAIFGFSKLLQSRLDKMAGLVKEDRVKRELSRASENVSTLITEGTRLTRLVDQVMDLTNLEAHRVTMAAKPVNMLQLLALATEKVRPRADNAGLGLNLVVPGELPLVNGDATRLMQVIDHLLDNSIKFTQVGQITVSAALREQALEISVRDTGIGVPEQLRDKIFDRFHQGGEVLTEKPAGIGLGLPISRLIVEQHGGTIGMEPVPGGGSRFFFSLSTIG, encoded by the coding sequence GTGACCCTGGTCGCAGTGGTACTCGTTTTTTTCATGACGGCCCACGTTTTGTCCGTACCGTTGGTTCGCGAGTTTGTTCAAAGATCCGAGGAAAATGCGGGGCGTAACATTCTTGACACGGTTTATCAGATTGTCACGAATACCAAAAACGAACTTGACAATTTCCATGATGCCACGATCATGTCCCGCAAGAAAGAATTGAAAAGCGTGATTCAATTGATCGAATCCGGCATGCGCACCAATCTTGAACTTCGTCTCCACGCTGGCAAGAAACAAGAAAGTGCGTTGCATGAAATTTTCGAGGAAATTCGTCATTATTCATACGGAGATCACGATTATGTCTGGGTCATGGATTACGACATGAAATTGGTTTCTCATCCTGACTCCCGACTGCATCAACACGACGCACGAGACCTCATGGATGTCAAAGGGAACATGGTTCTTGTTCCCTTGTTGGAATCCGCACGCAAAAATGGCGACGGGTATCATCGTTATTGGTGGCGACGGCTTGGACAGGAAACCCCCATTGAAAAACTGTCGTATTGCAAGGACCTGCCAGATCTTGGTTATCTTCTGTGTACAGGTTTTTACATAGACGACATCAAGCAGGCGGTTGAACTGAGAAGACAGAAGATCATGGCCAATCTCAAGGTGGAACTGGGGAACATCCATCTCGCCAAGGGGGGCTATATATTCATCTTTGATAAAGATTTAAACATGCTCGTTCATCCAAATTCCAACCTGGAGGGAAAAAATCTGGCCAACATGGTCGATCCCAAGACTGGCGAAATATTGGCCGATAGATTGAGAAAAAGTGCCAATCAATCGCAGGGATTGCGCTATCGCTGGGATCGCCCCAGTGATCCTGGCAACTATACCTACGATAAACTTGCCTGGGTACGCCATTTCGGGGGATTTGACTGGTATTTGGCTACATCGGTCTATCTCGATGACCTTTATGAAGGGTCGGAGACATTGTCAAAGCGGTTGTTTTGGATCGCTATGGGCGGACTGATTTTGGCCATGCTCCTCGGCTTTCTCTTCATGCGTCGCCTGACATCCCCGCTTGAAGTTTTATCAGTGACCGCACAGAGGGTGAGGCAGGGCGATCTGACAGCCCGTTGTCCCGTGATGCGACAGGATGAAATCGGTCAGGTGGCCAACGCTTTCAACGCCATGGTCAACACGTTGCAGGAATACATCCAAGGCCTTGATGACAAGGTTCGCAGCCGCACTGCCGAATTGGAAAAGGCCAATGCCGATCTCAGAGAACTCGATCATCTGAAATCCGAGTTCCTTTCCTGTGTTTCCCATGAATTGCGGACTCCTCTTACGGCCATTTTTGGTTTTTCCAAACTGTTGCAAAGTCGTTTGGATAAAATGGCCGGGTTGGTCAAGGAGGACAGGGTCAAACGGGAATTGAGCCGGGCCAGTGAAAACGTGTCAACCCTCATCACAGAGGGAACGAGATTGACCAGACTGGTCGATCAGGTCATGGACCTGACCAACCTGGAGGCACACAGGGTGACCATGGCAGCCAAGCCTGTCAACATGCTCCAACTGCTTGCGCTGGCGACGGAAAAAGTACGCCCCCGTGCCGATAACGCCGGATTGGGTCTGAATCTGGTCGTTCCCGGTGAATTGCCCCTCGTGAATGGTGATGCCACACGCCTGATGCAGGTGATCGATCATCTCCTGGATAATTCAATCAAGTTTACCCAAGTGGGACAAATCACCGTGTCTGCAGCCTTGCGTGAACAGGCGCTTGAAATAAGCGTCCGTGACACCGGGATTGGCGTGCCCGAACAACTGCGCGACAAAATTTTTGACAGGTTTCACCAAGGCGGCGAAGTCCTGACAGAAAAACCGGCAGGCATTGGTCTTGGATTGCCAATCAGTCGATTGATTGTCGAACAGCATGGTGGAACGATTGGAATGGAACCTGTGCCAGGTGGAGGAAGTCGTTTCTTTTTCTCCTTGTCAACAATCGGATGA
- a CDS encoding response regulator, with protein sequence MTKIVIVDDEVHIRSLLQQTLEELEEDFELDILTAQNGGEGLALIKREQPLLVFLDVMMPIMNGYDVCAAIRQDAELANTKVVMLTAKGQEADRQRGLNAGANHFTTKPFDPDYIIELARNILEQDQ encoded by the coding sequence ATGACCAAGATCGTGATCGTCGATGACGAGGTCCACATTCGCAGCCTGTTGCAACAAACCCTGGAAGAGCTGGAGGAGGATTTTGAACTTGACATTTTGACCGCCCAAAACGGCGGTGAGGGATTGGCTTTGATCAAACGCGAGCAACCTCTCCTGGTTTTTCTCGACGTGATGATGCCGATAATGAATGGTTATGACGTATGCGCAGCGATCCGTCAGGATGCCGAGTTGGCCAATACCAAGGTCGTGATGCTGACTGCCAAGGGCCAGGAAGCCGATCGACAAAGAGGCTTGAACGCCGGTGCGAATCATTTTACCACGAAGCCGTTCGATCCAGACTATATCATTGAACTGGCAAGGAATATCCTGGAACAGGATCAATAA
- a CDS encoding response regulator, whose amino-acid sequence MINVGVALNRLAYGMSGHFESFDLSIKGATSELEDTLGSLTAIIDSMADGLLVTSPDGTINLYNPRLLAMFNLQPSDMNGHTCTDVFGKVFVEFMEESLSCSHILSSTEIHLANGHIGKAVATSITKPLPPGATLVKNTEQSECLGKVILVRDITNRMKMEVELIAAREAAEKANIDLEVANRNLKKLDQLKSELLSSVSHELRTPLTSIRGFTQLIQREFERTFAAGESDPKRKRKGERILDNLEIIRSESERLTRLINDVLDLAKIESGRNQWHDTRFPLHEAIQQAVNAARGQFTNKPAVTLQVSLPTPELTVTVDRDRLIQVLINLLNNAAKFTDQGEVRIACVLDKKDWVQIDVIDTGRGFANEDAEIIFNKFQQARQNDILKEKPTGTGLGLSICREIIVHYGGKIWATSELGVGSCFSLTLPVTQGTIIEQKPGVGEQPIMREAGLATGVPDEKPLVLVVDDDAGVVSYLTQFFQEKGFIAKSASNGREALEMAREHHPDLITMDMVMPVLDGRSTIQHLRSDVSLCQIPIIALTAMPGKVDMGSDLSFNKPVDEEALLNGARMLISGHALGTNAKGRVSSCLLLNDPNLPVINVPEINGMTEMIPCHGDELLNLVRGGFQGLVVIPSELFGRLDEEFLKKISALQILIFPNRVSTHENRP is encoded by the coding sequence TTGATAAATGTGGGGGTTGCCCTGAATCGTCTGGCCTATGGAATGTCGGGACATTTTGAGTCATTTGATCTTTCAATCAAGGGTGCCACCAGCGAGTTGGAAGACACGTTAGGCTCCCTCACGGCCATCATTGACAGTATGGCGGATGGATTGCTGGTGACCAGCCCGGATGGAACCATCAATTTGTATAATCCACGCCTGCTTGCCATGTTCAACCTGCAGCCGTCCGACATGAATGGGCACACCTGTACGGATGTTTTTGGAAAAGTATTCGTCGAATTCATGGAAGAGAGCCTGTCCTGCTCCCATATCCTCAGTTCCACTGAAATACATCTGGCAAATGGGCACATTGGCAAGGCGGTCGCAACGTCCATCACCAAACCCCTTCCCCCCGGTGCAACACTTGTCAAGAATACCGAACAATCCGAATGCCTGGGCAAGGTGATTCTTGTTCGCGACATCACGAATCGAATGAAGATGGAGGTGGAACTCATCGCAGCCCGGGAAGCTGCGGAAAAGGCCAATATCGATCTGGAAGTTGCCAATCGCAACCTCAAGAAACTGGATCAACTCAAATCGGAACTTCTGTCTTCGGTTTCCCACGAATTGCGCACGCCATTGACCTCGATACGGGGATTTACCCAACTCATTCAGCGCGAGTTCGAACGTACCTTTGCTGCCGGAGAGAGTGATCCCAAACGCAAGCGCAAGGGAGAGCGAATCCTTGATAATCTCGAAATCATACGTTCCGAGTCGGAGCGGCTGACACGTTTGATCAACGATGTCTTGGATCTGGCCAAGATTGAATCAGGCCGCAACCAGTGGCACGATACCCGCTTTCCCTTGCATGAGGCCATTCAGCAGGCGGTCAATGCAGCACGCGGCCAGTTCACCAACAAACCGGCTGTCACGTTGCAGGTCTCTCTGCCCACCCCTGAGCTGACGGTAACCGTTGATCGCGACCGGTTGATCCAGGTATTGATCAACCTGCTGAACAATGCCGCCAAATTCACCGATCAGGGCGAAGTGCGGATTGCGTGCGTACTGGACAAAAAGGATTGGGTGCAAATCGACGTGATCGACACCGGTCGCGGATTTGCCAATGAGGACGCAGAGATCATCTTCAACAAGTTCCAGCAGGCTCGCCAAAACGATATCCTGAAGGAGAAACCAACAGGAACCGGCCTTGGGCTTTCCATCTGTCGGGAAATCATTGTCCACTACGGGGGGAAAATATGGGCCACTTCGGAGCTGGGTGTGGGGAGTTGCTTTTCGTTGACCTTGCCGGTTACACAGGGAACGATCATCGAGCAGAAACCTGGAGTCGGTGAACAGCCGATCATGCGTGAGGCCGGGCTTGCCACGGGTGTACCAGATGAAAAACCTCTGGTGCTGGTGGTTGACGATGACGCCGGAGTCGTGTCCTATCTCACCCAATTTTTTCAAGAAAAAGGTTTTATCGCAAAATCTGCATCCAATGGTCGGGAAGCCCTGGAAATGGCAAGGGAGCATCATCCCGACCTGATCACCATGGATATGGTCATGCCCGTGCTGGATGGTCGTTCCACCATCCAGCATCTTCGCTCTGACGTCAGCCTGTGCCAGATTCCAATCATCGCCCTGACCGCGATGCCTGGCAAAGTGGACATGGGAAGCGATTTGAGTTTCAATAAACCTGTGGACGAGGAAGCTCTGCTGAATGGCGCACGCATGTTGATCTCAGGGCATGCCCTGGGAACAAATGCAAAAGGAAGAGTGTCATCCTGCCTGCTTCTCAACGACCCCAACCTGCCCGTGATCAACGTACCGGAAATCAACGGTATGACGGAAATGATCCCTTGTCACGGTGATGAACTATTGAACCTGGTTCGGGGTGGGTTTCAAGGTCTGGTGGTGATTCCTTCCGAGTTGTTCGGCCGGTTGGATGAAGAATTCCTGAAAAAAATATCCGCACTCCAGATCCTGATTTTCCCCAACAGGGTCAGCACGCACGAGAACAGACCATAA